TGATATTGCAGACTTTTTCCTAAACTGGTTTCTCACCTTGCCCCGAAATTCTTCAGAAGCATAGTAATAAACAAAAGGATCCACACAGCTATTTAAGGTGCTCACGGTTAGGCACACCATATAGACTGCATAAAGGTCATTCTGCCTTTCAAAGCAGTGCTCTGAGTAATGCATCAAAAGGACCACATTGCTTGGTGTCAAGAAAACGATCACTATGAACAACACCAATACACTTAGTTTTACAGCATAGGTGTATTTTTCTCCGCTTAGTATCAGTTCTCGAATGACTGCGATGTAACTGAATACAATAATTACCAGTGGCAAAATAAAGCACAATACAATGACGGACATGAAATAATAAAACAGATACTTTGCTTGCTCTTGTTCTGGAAGTGCATCATGACACAATATGAGGTCAGAGTCAAGGAGGCGGTAAGATTGTTGCATGGTGGCCAGAGGGATGGTGGATAACATAGCAATTAGCCAGCAAACAGAACACATTCCAGTTGCAAAAATGGTGCTTCTAAATGTTCTAGAGAAAAAAGGATGCACCACAGCCAGATAACGGTCAACACTGATACTCGTGAGAAGCAAAGCTGAGCAATACATGTTTCCATAGAAGAAGCTTGTCATGGCCCTACACATCAGCTCACCAAAAATCCAGTTGTTtcccaaataataataaaatattttaaagggaaGAACCAGAATGAGCAAGAGGTCTGCCACTGCCAAATTCATAAAGAATACTGTAGatgtcattttttttacttttgttgctAAAACCCACAGGGCAAGGCCATTGGCTGGTAGTCCCACAATGAATATAACAGTGTAGATAGACGGTATGAGCACAACCGTAATAGAACTTTTCAGGTGATCTTTCGTTGATGCAGAAATTTGCAGGAATGTATCATTCAATTCTCCTTTGAAGGACCGTGGTTGTAGACATAATAGGGTGTCGGATGTGTTTGTTTCATCAGAATAATCTGGAATATGAAGCAAACTGTTAGATCTATGAATAACTCGGCTGCTCAGTCGAACAATACTGTTGAAGCTATCTATAtctaaaaaatttagggtatgtacaataaaaatattatacagacatacatgtatataatttatttccAAAAAACACACTTCCCATGGTACCCAATAGCTAGGACTTGAAGGTGGCATATGATGCATGATTAATTGTCATGTCATATAGTGGCACCTCATCCCAATGGATGAAGTTGGGATGAGGTATACACGCAACATATGTTAGCCAAATGGAAATAACTTAGCAAATTCAACCTACTGTCTTTCAGCTTTGACCAGCCTTTTCTTTTCAATGTTGTTATTGCTCTTTTTTTAGTATGTTTTCTACCAGTTTGTATATTAAAATATTTACCTCAATCACCCACAGCTCCTGGTCTGACACCTTCCAGTTCCTGCTCAGCACCAAAATTTCCACTGGACACCATTGGGGCAGGTCCTTCTGAAATGGCACATCAACAGGAAGTAGGGGTGATGAGCAGGGACCAGGATACATCAGACAGGTGGCTgcagtcgttttttttttgtttgtttttttaaacatttagcaCACCTCcagcaaaatttttaaaaattgccTTCGTTAAACAAACCATTTATATGGGGTTTTTCTATTTGTGGTTTTCACCCTTTACATTTCAGTGTTTAAAGTATGTAAGACAACGGTGACAGATCAATAATGTGCTCTGTAAAATTCTCTGTTACAATGCAAATCCCATAATGGCAGATTTCCCAGGATTATGATCTCAGGTTGACCATATTGAAGATGTAAGAATCGTGATAGGTTGTCTGTAACTTGCTTTGCAGCGGTGGTATTCAGCTGCTTCTCTCCAGTTCTCCCAAACAGGTTGTCAAAATAACAGAATGTTTACAACCCACTTACAAATGAAAAAAATCAGCTACCAGTAATGTAAAAAGCCCTTGAATACCTGCACCTCTGCTTAGTGCTTCCTGTGAGATGCCTACATCCTTCCCCAGGAAGCAGGCCTAGCCAGGAGAGCCCAAAGCTGCATTACAGgaatggggacaggtgagtatcagAATGTAGTATTGtaattttaaggggcacagtatttatatgaaaataatttttttttttcttttgtgagtTTGGACAGAGTATCATTTATTTTAGGGggaactgtgtgtattataattaaaatCAGGAGCTGCAGTGTGTTTATTTCAGGAAGCAAAgcatgtattataattataagaaAAGACAACATGTATCATTATaatattactagctgagtacccggcgttgcccgatttttccttcctaatccttgttggggaggaaaatcacttgacttcatatcccgtcctcatatattgttgtcatatcccaaccccatatcccatcctcatatccagacctactatttgttgttgacatataagtaacgtgtgccaaattTCATTTCACATtgagttttgtgtgtgtgtatgtatatatatatatatatatatatatatatatatatatatatatatatatactagcggagtacccggcgttgcccggtttttccttcctaatccttgttggggaggaaaatcacttgacttcttatcccgtcctcatatattgttgtcatatcccaaccccatatcccatcctcatatccagacctactatcctgacctcctattcagacctcctatcccgacctcccatcccgtcctcccatcccatcctcccatccagacctcctatcccatcctatctcgacctcctatcccgacccataatatgtgtatcaggtattgaaatatctccagctgtacacaagttatgtgggaacatacatttcccattgatttgtatgggacgttaaacaaaaaccctgaaccTCACAAATAGaagcagttaagggttaaattaactatcctatattttaagtggacatataagtaacatgtgaccaagtattatcgaaatatctccagccatttggaagttatgcagtaacatatatttcccatagacatagtatgggactttaaataaaaaccccaaccctggcaaatgggggtgagtaagggttaaattacctatcctatgtttgttgttgacatataagtaacgtgtgtcaagtttcatgttaatatctttagccatttggacgtgaggctggaacatacatacattgagttttatatatatatagatagatagataactagctgagtacccggcgttgcctggtttttccttcctaatccttgttggcgaggaaaatcaacaaaggaggaagcttttgacttcatattccatccttatatattgttgtcatatcccaaccccatatcccgtccccatatctcaacctcatatcctatcctcatatcccgacctcctatcccaacctcctatccagtcctcctttcctgtcctcctatcccatcctcatatgctatcctcatatctgtccttatgtcccatcgtcatatcctgtcctttacatacatttcctgtagatttgcatgggaccttaaacaaaaaaccctgaccctcacaaatgggggtagttaaggattaaattaactatcctatattaagtaacatgtgaccaagtattatcaaaatatctccagccgtttggaagtaacatatatttcccatagaaatgggactttaaacaaaaccccgcccctggcaaatgggggtgagtaagggttaaattacctatcctatgtttgttgttgacatataagtaacatgtgtgccaagtttcatgttaatatctttagccgttgggacgtgatgctggaacatgcacacatttcgggagatttatcaaaacctgtgcagaggaaaagttgtccaattgcccatagcaaccaatcagatcgcttctttcatttttcacaggccttcctaaaaatgaaagaagcaatctgattggttgctatgggcaagttttcctctgcacaggttttgataaatctcccccattgggtttttatatatatatatatatatatatatatatatatatatatatatatatatatatatgatagataaaAGGACATACATACAATAGAGACCAACCATGAGGCTGCTGTAGAGCCCTTACAGAGAAGGGGCCCAGCAATAGTTAGTATCATTCATTTTGCTGctagtaagaaaataaaaaactgttCAGAACTTCTTTCCCCCGTTAACAAATTGTCAGAAAATAAAGGGATGGGGATATTGACCAATAAGTCATGAAGAAGTAAAGAATGGAACAACAGGCCTGACTGTACATGTGCAAAATATGATGGCACAGTAGTGTGGTAGAGGGTGGGATGCCgggtagatggcattaaccccttgtattcgtgacaccagggcgttgtttatcctcaataccacccgaaggtataccgctggatcctgggctacgcACGGGGACCataatgactctgacaccaagttacggacaatggtagctttattgagtgacagatggaacagtccatacagttcagccaggcccatggaggtgaccagcgacttctgagaccttaagggcttgctgggacttgcagacaattttagtgcaggccactcttacgtgacaatagatgactgtgactgacttgacttgagactgataAGCTTTggctgtagcttacttgtagacttgaaggcttctggctgcaggacggacttgaggcctcctatagaCTCCAaacacactctaggacttgactgcactggacctcagcaaagacttaacggTAAATCAAGAGCATAAGAGcacgagagctagctccacccagggcttatacaGGAACCTaccatgcttttatatgtcggggccatcgcattaactgctatccgacagcgcaaaatgcttaagctgctgtcggatggcagtttaagcatcccgggcaggttcgcttacctattcccgctgctccgggtccacttcccgatcctccggcgtcttctgtatcttctccggggtccgggcctcgctttctagcgtcgttattacgtcactacgcacgccgtgccagcgcagcagcgtaataacgtcaccagaaagcgaggcccggaccctgcagaagatgcggaagaagccggaagaTCGTGAAGAAGACAGCGGAGCAGCggtacagcatcgggagcccctgggacagcatcgggagcggtgaggacgtggtccggagcggcggggacaggtgagtacagcttcctatatttacattgcacggatccctcaacatacgatggattcgacaaactatgggtcgtttggaatgaattaccatcgtatgttgagggaccactgtacagtcatggccgtaaatggcaCCAAGAaaattgaagtatttctcacagaaaaggattacagtaacacgtttttctatacacatgtttattccctttgtgtgtattggaagtaaacctcaaaagggaggaaaaaaagctaattggacataatgtcacaccaaactacaaaaatggtttggacaacttaatatttggttgcacacccttcggaaaaaatttaagaaatcagtcacttcctataaccatcaataagcttcttacacctctcagctggaatgttggaccactcttcctttgcaaactgctccaggtctctcttattggaggaCGCCTTTTCCCAAAAGCTATTTTAAGatgtctccacaggtgttcaatgggatttagatctggactcattgctggccacttcagaactctctagcgctttgtagccatccatttttgggtgctttttgatgtatgtttggggtcattgtcctgctggaagacccaagatctcggacacaaacccagctttctgacactgggctgtacagtgcgacccaaaagccgttggtaatcctcagatttcatgatgccttgcacacatttaaggcacccagtgccagaggcagcaaaactacCTCAAAACATca
Above is a genomic segment from Hyla sarda isolate aHylSar1 chromosome 1, aHylSar1.hap1, whole genome shotgun sequence containing:
- the F2RL3 gene encoding proteinase-activated receptor 4, producing the protein MGFSSCLWSISIPMLLLALWAETLATQEYDDYSDETNTSDTLLCLQPRSFKGELNDTFLQISASTKDHLKSSITVVLIPSIYTVIFIVGLPANGLALWVLATKVKKMTSTVFFMNLAVADLLLILVLPFKIFYYYLGNNWIFGELMCRAMTSFFYGNMYCSALLLTSISVDRYLAVVHPFFSRTFRSTIFATGMCSVCWLIAMLSTIPLATMQQSYRLLDSDLILCHDALPEQEQAKYLFYYFMSVIVLCFILPLVIIVFSYIAVIRELILSGEKYTYAVKLSVLVLFIVIVFLTPSNVVLLMHYSEHCFERQNDLYAVYMVCLTVSTLNSCVDPFVYYYASEEFRGKVRNQFRKKSAISITSVKTSKETLPPRYSNCRSRSVL